A part of Gambusia affinis linkage group LG19, SWU_Gaff_1.0, whole genome shotgun sequence genomic DNA contains:
- the atp2a1 gene encoding sarcoplasmic/endoplasmic reticulum calcium ATPase 1 isoform X1, whose translation MENAHSKESAEVLAYFGVTEETGLPPEQVKKNLEKYGFNELPAEEGKSIWELVVEQFEDLLVRILLLAACISFILAWFEEGEETVTAFVEPFVILLILIANAIVGVWQERNAESAIEALKEYEPEMGKVYRADRKSVQRIKAREIVPGDVVEVSVGDKVPADIRIISIKSTTLRVDQSILTGESVSVIKHTEAVPDPRAVNQDKKNMLFSGTNIAAGKATGIAVATGVSTEIGKIRDQMAATEQEKTPLQQKLDEFGEQLSKVISLICVAVWIINIGHFNDPVHGGSWFRGAIYYFKIAVALAVAAIPEGLPAVITTCLALGTRRMAKKNAIVRSLPSVETLGCTSVICSDKTGTLTTNQMCVTKMFIIDKVEGDSVTLGQFDISGSKYTPEGEVTKNNALVKCGQYDGLVELATICALCNDSSLDYNESKGIYEKVGEATETALCCLVEKMNVFNTEVRGLSKVERANACCSVIKQLMRKEFTLEFSRDRKSMSVYCSPAKSAKAPVGNKMFVKGAPEGVIDRCTYVRVGTNRIPLTGPVKDHIMSVIKEWGSGRDTLRCLALATHDTPLRKQEMNLEDSTKFADYETDLTFVGCVGMLDPPRKEVRSSIDLCRAAGIRVIMITGDNKGTAVAICRRIGIFSEEEDVTGKAFTGREFDDLSLYDQKKAVRKACCFARVEPSHKSKIVEFLQGFDEITAMTGDGVNDAPALKKAEIGIAMGSGTAVAKSASEMVLADDNFSSIVSAVEEGRAIYNNMKQFIRYLISSNVGEVVCIFLTAALGLPEALIPVQLLWVNLVTDGLPATALGFNPPDLDIMGKAPRSPKEPLISGWLFFRYLAIGGYVGAATVAAAAWWFLYCDEGPMVTFYQLSHFMQCSEENEDFEGIHCEVFEAAPPMTMALSVLVTIEMCNALNSLSENQSLVRMPPWSNLWLMGAMSLSMSLHFMIIYVDPLPMIFKLTHLNVEQWMMVLKLSFPVILLDELLKFVARTYLEGKV comes from the exons ATGGAGAACGCGCACAGCAAAGAGTCGGCCGAAGTTCTGGCCTACTTTGGAGTCACAGAAGAGACGGGCCTGCCGCCTGAGCAGGTGAAGAAGAACCTGGAAAAGTATGGCTTCAACG AGCTGCCGGCAGAGGAGG GAAAGAGTATCTGGGAGTTGGTGGTGGAGCAGTTTGAGGACTTGTTGGTCAGAATCCTCCTTCTGGCTGCATGCATCTCCTTT ATACTAGCTTGGTTTGAGGAAGGTGAAGAAACAGTCACCGCCTTCGTCGAGCCCTTCgtcatcctcctcatcctcattgCCAATGCCATCGTAGGGGTGTGGCAG GAGCGGAATGCAGAGAGCGCCATCGAGGCCTTGAAGGAGTACGAGCCTGAGATGGGAAAAGTTTACAGGGCTGACAGGAAGAGTGTGCAGAGGATCAAGGCCAGGGAGATTGTTCCTGGGGATGTGGTGGAGGTTTCTG TTGGTGACAAAGTTCCAGCAGACATCAGGATCATCTCCATCAAGTCCACCACTCTGCGTGTGGACCAGTCCATTCTCACTG GAGAGTCTGTGAGCGTGATAAAGCACACTGAGGCTGTTCCAGACCCCCGAGCTGTGAACCAGGACAAGAAGAACATGCTGTTCTCT GGTACCAACATTGCTGCCGGGAAAGCCACTGGCATTGCAGTTGCCACTGGTGTCTCCACTGAGATCGGAAAGATTCGTGACCAGATGGCGGCCACCGAGCAGGAGAAGACGCCTCTGCAACAGAAACTGGATGAGTTTGGAGAGCAGCTCTCCAAG GTCATCTCCCTCATTTGTGTGGCCGTGTGGATAATCAACATTGGTCATTTCAATGACCCCGTCCATGGGGGATCCTGGTTCCGTGGTGCCATCTACTATTTCAAGATTGCTGTGGCTTTGGCTGTGGCTGCCATTCCCGAAG GACTGCCGGCTGTCATCACCACTTGTCTGGCGTTGGGAACGCGTCGTATGGCCAAGAAGAACGCCATCGTCAGAAGCCTTCCCTCTGTGGAGACTCTGGGCTGCACCTCAGTTATCTGCTCCGACAAGACAGGCACGCTTACAACCAACCAGATGTGTGTCACCAAG ATGTTCATCATCGATAAAGTTGAAGGCGACAGCGTTACTCTTGGACAGTTTGACATTTCAGGCTCAAAGTACACCCCCGAAGGAGAAGT GACAAAGAACAATGCACTTGTGAAATGCGGACAGTATGACGGACTGGTCGAGCTGGCAACCATCTGTGCCCTGTGCAATGACTCATCTCTGGACTACAACGAG TCCAAGGGCATTTATGAGAAAGTAGGCGAGGCCACAGAAACCGCCTTGTGCTGTTTGGTGGAGAAGATGAACGTGTTCAACACAGAAGTGCGTGGTCTGTCAAAGGTCGAGAGGGCAAACGCTTGCTGTTCG GTCATCAAGCAGCTGATGAGGAAGGAATTCACCCTGGAGTTCTCCAGAGACAGAAAGTCCATGTCAGTGTACTGCTCACCCGCAAAATCCGCCAAAGCTCCTGTGGGGAACAAGATGTTTGTCAAA GGTGCGCCAGAAGGTGTGATCGATCGTTGTACTTATGTTCGCGTGGGCACCAACCGCATACCACTGACTGGTCCAGTCAAAGACCATATCATGTCAGTCATCAAGGAGTGGGGAAGTGGACGCGATACGCTTCGCTGTTTGGCACTCGCTACCCACGACACGCCTCTGAGAAAGCAAGAAATGAACCTGGAGGACTCCACGAAGTTTGCAGACTATGAG ACTGACTTGACTTTTGTTGGCTGTGTTGGCATGCTTGACCCTCCTCGCAAAGAGGTCAGGAGCTCCATTGACCTGTGCAGGGCTGCTGGCATCCGTGTCATCATGATCACTG GTGACAATAAGGGTACGGCTGTGGCAATCTGCAGACGCATTGGCATCTtctctgaggaggaggatgtcACTGGTAAGGCCTTCACAGGCCGTGAGTTTGATGACCTCAGTCTGTACGATCAGAAGAAAGCAGTCCGAAAGGCTTGTTGCTTTGCCAGAGTGGAACCATCCCACAAGTCCAAGATTGTTGAGTTCCTGCAGGGGTTTGATGAGATTACAGCCATG ACCGGTGACGGAGTGAACGATGCTCCCGCCTTGAAGAAGGCAGAGATTGGCATCGCCATGGGCTCTGGCACTGCCGTTGCCAAGTCTGCCTCTGAGATGGTCCTGGCTGACGACAACTTCTCTTCCATTGTGTCTGCTGTTGAGGAGGGCAGAGCCATTTACAACAACATGAAGCAGTTTATCCGCTACCTCATCTCCTCCAATGTTGGCGAGGTCGTCTG TATCTTCCTGACTGCTGCCTTGGGTCTCCCAGAGGCGTTGATCCCTGTCCAGCTTCTTTGGGTCAACCTCGTGACTGATGGTCTACCAGCCACTGCTCTGGGCTTCAATCCCCCTGACTTGGACATCATGGGCAAAGCCCCCCGCTCTCCCAAAGAGCCTCTTATCTCAGGCTGGCTCTTCTTCAGATATCTGGCCATTGGAG GTTATGTTGGAGCAGCAACAGTGGCCGCAGCAGCTTGGTGGTTTCTGTACTGTGATGAAGGTCCAATGGTCACCTTCTACCAACta TCGCACTTCATGCAGTGCAGTGAGGAAAACGAGGACTTCGAAGGCATCCACTGTGAAGTATTCGAGGCTGCGCCGCCAATGACGATGGCTTTGTCTGTGCTGGTCACCATCGAGATGTGCAACGCTCTGAACAG CTTGTCGGAGAACCAGTCTCTGGTGCGGATGCCTCCCTGGAGCAACCTCTGGCTGATGGGCGCCATGAGCCTCTCCATGTCCCTCCACTTCATGATCATCTACGTCGACCCCCTGCCT ATGATCTTCAAGCTCACTCATTTGAATGTGGAGCAGTGGATGATGGTGCTGAAGCTTTCCTTCCCGGTCATCCTTCTTGACGAGCTCTTGAAGTTTGTGGCTCGAACGTATCTGGAAG
- the atp2a1 gene encoding sarcoplasmic/endoplasmic reticulum calcium ATPase 1 isoform X2 yields the protein MENAHSKESAEVLAYFGVTEETGLPPEQVKKNLEKYGFNELPAEEGKSIWELVVEQFEDLLVRILLLAACISFILAWFEEGEETVTAFVEPFVILLILIANAIVGVWQERNAESAIEALKEYEPEMGKVYRADRKSVQRIKAREIVPGDVVEVSVGDKVPADIRIISIKSTTLRVDQSILTGESVSVIKHTEAVPDPRAVNQDKKNMLFSGTNIAAGKATGIAVATGVSTEIGKIRDQMAATEQEKTPLQQKLDEFGEQLSKVISLICVAVWIINIGHFNDPVHGGSWFRGAIYYFKIAVALAVAAIPEGLPAVITTCLALGTRRMAKKNAIVRSLPSVETLGCTSVICSDKTGTLTTNQMCVTKMFIIDKVEGDSVTLGQFDISGSKYTPEGEVTKNNALVKCGQYDGLVELATICALCNDSSLDYNESKGIYEKVGEATETALCCLVEKMNVFNTEVRGLSKVERANACCSVIKQLMRKEFTLEFSRDRKSMSVYCSPAKSAKAPVGNKMFVKGAPEGVIDRCTYVRVGTNRIPLTGPVKDHIMSVIKEWGSGRDTLRCLALATHDTPLRKQEMNLEDSTKFADYETDLTFVGCVGMLDPPRKEVRSSIDLCRAAGIRVIMITGDNKGTAVAICRRIGIFSEEEDVTGKAFTGREFDDLSLYDQKKAVRKACCFARVEPSHKSKIVEFLQGFDEITAMTGDGVNDAPALKKAEIGIAMGSGTAVAKSASEMVLADDNFSSIVSAVEEGRAIYNNMKQFIRYLISSNVGEVVCIFLTAALGLPEALIPVQLLWVNLVTDGLPATALGFNPPDLDIMGKAPRSPKEPLISGWLFFRYLAIGGYVGAATVAAAAWWFLYCDEGPMVTFYQLSHFMQCSEENEDFEGIHCEVFEAAPPMTMALSVLVTIEMCNALNSLSENQSLVRMPPWSNLWLMGAMSLSMSLHFMIIYVDPLPMIFKLTHLNVEQWMMVLKLSFPVILLDELLKFVARTYLEV from the exons ATGGAGAACGCGCACAGCAAAGAGTCGGCCGAAGTTCTGGCCTACTTTGGAGTCACAGAAGAGACGGGCCTGCCGCCTGAGCAGGTGAAGAAGAACCTGGAAAAGTATGGCTTCAACG AGCTGCCGGCAGAGGAGG GAAAGAGTATCTGGGAGTTGGTGGTGGAGCAGTTTGAGGACTTGTTGGTCAGAATCCTCCTTCTGGCTGCATGCATCTCCTTT ATACTAGCTTGGTTTGAGGAAGGTGAAGAAACAGTCACCGCCTTCGTCGAGCCCTTCgtcatcctcctcatcctcattgCCAATGCCATCGTAGGGGTGTGGCAG GAGCGGAATGCAGAGAGCGCCATCGAGGCCTTGAAGGAGTACGAGCCTGAGATGGGAAAAGTTTACAGGGCTGACAGGAAGAGTGTGCAGAGGATCAAGGCCAGGGAGATTGTTCCTGGGGATGTGGTGGAGGTTTCTG TTGGTGACAAAGTTCCAGCAGACATCAGGATCATCTCCATCAAGTCCACCACTCTGCGTGTGGACCAGTCCATTCTCACTG GAGAGTCTGTGAGCGTGATAAAGCACACTGAGGCTGTTCCAGACCCCCGAGCTGTGAACCAGGACAAGAAGAACATGCTGTTCTCT GGTACCAACATTGCTGCCGGGAAAGCCACTGGCATTGCAGTTGCCACTGGTGTCTCCACTGAGATCGGAAAGATTCGTGACCAGATGGCGGCCACCGAGCAGGAGAAGACGCCTCTGCAACAGAAACTGGATGAGTTTGGAGAGCAGCTCTCCAAG GTCATCTCCCTCATTTGTGTGGCCGTGTGGATAATCAACATTGGTCATTTCAATGACCCCGTCCATGGGGGATCCTGGTTCCGTGGTGCCATCTACTATTTCAAGATTGCTGTGGCTTTGGCTGTGGCTGCCATTCCCGAAG GACTGCCGGCTGTCATCACCACTTGTCTGGCGTTGGGAACGCGTCGTATGGCCAAGAAGAACGCCATCGTCAGAAGCCTTCCCTCTGTGGAGACTCTGGGCTGCACCTCAGTTATCTGCTCCGACAAGACAGGCACGCTTACAACCAACCAGATGTGTGTCACCAAG ATGTTCATCATCGATAAAGTTGAAGGCGACAGCGTTACTCTTGGACAGTTTGACATTTCAGGCTCAAAGTACACCCCCGAAGGAGAAGT GACAAAGAACAATGCACTTGTGAAATGCGGACAGTATGACGGACTGGTCGAGCTGGCAACCATCTGTGCCCTGTGCAATGACTCATCTCTGGACTACAACGAG TCCAAGGGCATTTATGAGAAAGTAGGCGAGGCCACAGAAACCGCCTTGTGCTGTTTGGTGGAGAAGATGAACGTGTTCAACACAGAAGTGCGTGGTCTGTCAAAGGTCGAGAGGGCAAACGCTTGCTGTTCG GTCATCAAGCAGCTGATGAGGAAGGAATTCACCCTGGAGTTCTCCAGAGACAGAAAGTCCATGTCAGTGTACTGCTCACCCGCAAAATCCGCCAAAGCTCCTGTGGGGAACAAGATGTTTGTCAAA GGTGCGCCAGAAGGTGTGATCGATCGTTGTACTTATGTTCGCGTGGGCACCAACCGCATACCACTGACTGGTCCAGTCAAAGACCATATCATGTCAGTCATCAAGGAGTGGGGAAGTGGACGCGATACGCTTCGCTGTTTGGCACTCGCTACCCACGACACGCCTCTGAGAAAGCAAGAAATGAACCTGGAGGACTCCACGAAGTTTGCAGACTATGAG ACTGACTTGACTTTTGTTGGCTGTGTTGGCATGCTTGACCCTCCTCGCAAAGAGGTCAGGAGCTCCATTGACCTGTGCAGGGCTGCTGGCATCCGTGTCATCATGATCACTG GTGACAATAAGGGTACGGCTGTGGCAATCTGCAGACGCATTGGCATCTtctctgaggaggaggatgtcACTGGTAAGGCCTTCACAGGCCGTGAGTTTGATGACCTCAGTCTGTACGATCAGAAGAAAGCAGTCCGAAAGGCTTGTTGCTTTGCCAGAGTGGAACCATCCCACAAGTCCAAGATTGTTGAGTTCCTGCAGGGGTTTGATGAGATTACAGCCATG ACCGGTGACGGAGTGAACGATGCTCCCGCCTTGAAGAAGGCAGAGATTGGCATCGCCATGGGCTCTGGCACTGCCGTTGCCAAGTCTGCCTCTGAGATGGTCCTGGCTGACGACAACTTCTCTTCCATTGTGTCTGCTGTTGAGGAGGGCAGAGCCATTTACAACAACATGAAGCAGTTTATCCGCTACCTCATCTCCTCCAATGTTGGCGAGGTCGTCTG TATCTTCCTGACTGCTGCCTTGGGTCTCCCAGAGGCGTTGATCCCTGTCCAGCTTCTTTGGGTCAACCTCGTGACTGATGGTCTACCAGCCACTGCTCTGGGCTTCAATCCCCCTGACTTGGACATCATGGGCAAAGCCCCCCGCTCTCCCAAAGAGCCTCTTATCTCAGGCTGGCTCTTCTTCAGATATCTGGCCATTGGAG GTTATGTTGGAGCAGCAACAGTGGCCGCAGCAGCTTGGTGGTTTCTGTACTGTGATGAAGGTCCAATGGTCACCTTCTACCAACta TCGCACTTCATGCAGTGCAGTGAGGAAAACGAGGACTTCGAAGGCATCCACTGTGAAGTATTCGAGGCTGCGCCGCCAATGACGATGGCTTTGTCTGTGCTGGTCACCATCGAGATGTGCAACGCTCTGAACAG CTTGTCGGAGAACCAGTCTCTGGTGCGGATGCCTCCCTGGAGCAACCTCTGGCTGATGGGCGCCATGAGCCTCTCCATGTCCCTCCACTTCATGATCATCTACGTCGACCCCCTGCCT ATGATCTTCAAGCTCACTCATTTGAATGTGGAGCAGTGGATGATGGTGCTGAAGCTTTCCTTCCCGGTCATCCTTCTTGACGAGCTCTTGAAGTTTGTGGCTCGAACGTATCTGGAAG tCTAA